TCAGTCTTACCTTACAAAGAGGAGCCCAGTTTCTATGCCACCTCAGGTAGAGTAACACTTTCAGTTTGATTACAGATGTTTCAGGTTATTAAACTGTCATGCACTAATCATCTGCACAATCATTCTTTAACAGAGCATTTGGACATTAAAACCCAATTTCAGCCAACAGTGATGACTTCACCAGCTTCCTATAGTCCAGGTATGAAGCATGACTCTGTCCAAACCAAtcaaaacacacctacacctacataatgataataatggtGACTGTGAGCTGATCATGTACTACACAGGAGACATTCTTACTGCAGAGTGGATAAGTGACAGCAACATTACTGGACtttagcttttttctttttactccCAGACTCGTTATTTAAGGCAGTGTTAATGAAATAGGAAGGATGAGCAGTGCTGACACTAGGCCACattatgttcatttaaaaaccaATTCCCTGCCTAGGGCCATTAAATTTAACTTTGAAGTATGGAGTGCCTTTCAATTATAGGCCATGTCAAAACACTTTTGAGTCATTTAGTTATACTTAAGGATTTCCCTTgcactacatttttttttgttagggaCTTCATATTACCCTGCCTTGTGTATTTGATTATATGGGTCAACTGGACATGAAGTACTTTACATTTCCTTTACCAGCATTATTTAACACATTAGATAACTTGAACAAACTATGTGCATCAGCATTAATGCACCATCAGTGATAATAACAAAGTAACTAACATTTGTATTAACTGACATTTACCCCTAATCAACACATGCCTTAACCAATGTTCATACCATCAATGGCTAAAAGTAAGCCCACAATGACTAATATGAGCCAACACCTTAATTAACATGTTTGTGGTTGTTAGTTAGCAAAATTCAGAAATGAGGTTGAAGTAAGTTCCAATATTTACACATGCAGGCCAGAGTTCAGAATAAGTTATAGAATgagctgtgattttttttatttatttgttttttttattattattattttttattttatttttttttttttacaaataaacattaGTCAAGGcagatgtgtttaaaataaaatgtcagttaATACATGTGTTAATTTGCTAATGACTCTTTTTTTGATTTAGGCATTTTTATGAATAAGTAATGTAATAAACAATGTTGGTAAAGAAAACCATAATATAAACCATTATAATCAAATGTAACTCTGTATATTAACGTTACTCATTTGGCTGATCCTTCTATCCAAAATGGCTTACAATTCAGATAGGATACAAATGAGCAATTGAAGAATCAACAGTAACAACCTTATAATCAGCAACCCAAGGCTGTAATCACTGACAATTGTATGAATACAGTGTGAATATAGAACACAAAATATGAATACCGCtcatattattcattttatttatttatttatattttgtaaccATTACCTATTTTTGACTGCACAGACCCTAAAAGACCCCATAGCCGCTCACACCAAGtgaaaaaacacagtgagtaacTCTTATATCCtgttttacacttttttttagttCATCTATTGTTGTAAAATTCCTCCATTTTATGTCTAATCACTCAGAGCAATAGTGCATTCGCTCAatggatttttttaatcaagccTCAGCACACCTGTTTTCGGTTCTTTAGACCCTCGTGGGACCCATCTGTGGGAGTTCATACGGGATATTTTGCTGAACCCAGAGAGGAACCCAGGCCTGATTAAATGGGAGAACAGATCAGAGGGTGTATTTCGCTTCCTGAAGTCTGAAGCTGTAGCACAGCTATGGggcaagaagaagaacaacagcAGCATGACCTATGAGAAGCTCAGTCGAGCAATGAGGTAATGGACATCTTCCTATTATTTACTGACACATCCATCTACCCATTTTAACAAAACTGTTAAGCAGATTTTTTTGATTGGTTTGCTTCTGGTTCTTCCTTAATGAAGATATTACTACAAACGAGAGATTTTAGAACGCGTCGATGGACGCAGACTGGTCTACAAGTTTGGAAGGAATGCACGTGGATGGAGAGAAACCGAGAAGTGAAGGAGTTGGCCACATGTttattttcctcttttccttttcAATTGGAAATGTGAAGTCTCTTATTTATAACATTATGTCCTTTACATTATGTTGTTTCATTATAAGAAGGAGTGTGATGTCTTTTTTATGTTGCTTGTATTTATacctgtttttttatttgtttatacctgatttttttttttttttgatgcattGATCTGTGAACCAATAGTACTTAGCTGAACACAGACAAATTCTCCACACTGTAAAGCATGATAGCCCCATTAAGTTATGTGAatctatttttttctatttagcTCCAATTGTCATGACAAGCTTTGGATACTGAACTCAAGCATAtaaattttcaaaaatgaaacttaaagTAATCCGTTGTCGTTAGCTGTAAATCTTGTAAAACATAACTTTTTGAAACAAAGGTTATCTTCAAGTTAAATTTACTCACATTTTTAAGGCAGCAAGTTTCATTTCTAAGTTTAACCAACTGAAATGTCTTACAGTACATAGTACTCTTTACAGACCTTTTTTTCCCTAAACTTTGGAGACACTTTATACAACACACTTATTCATTTAACATGGAGGTGTATAAGGGTACACCCACACTATATATTCCacctaatcttcaactgtttgaacagatgatgaaatattactgctatatttgGCATCTGTTTTCCAACTGTATGTGACTACTTtcaaagtttatttaaaatacaactACTTTAAATTCTAAATTCATGGCTGAAGAGAAATATGAAAGGTACCTTCTCAAGCAGTACCTCTCCAAACACTGATTAAAATTAAGCATCGATCTTATACTGCCTTTCTTTATGGCACTTACTGTTggtcagatttttaaaatatattttattgtgaACCACAAAGGCTTTAAAGTTTACTGTATATTctatactgtacagtttttTAACTGTCTTTGAGGAGCAAGcaatgtatatgtacagtacatttgtAATCTGtatgcttcaataaaaataaacactgttaaactcacttttatgttttatacatttaaaatgcatttactctttacataaaatacaaagaaagaaaataactaGTAAACCATTATCACTCATCAACAGCTAGATATCAGAGCAACTCCATCAGAACTGACTTGCCACTAAATCTTTATCAGAGCAATCACAGCCAACTAATCTCTCATAAAACCAAATGCTAGGGTGTTAACTGTTCTGTGATGTGTGCCATGGCCAGTGTGTTTGTACCTCCAGGCAATAGGCAGCTGTTGGCCCTCAGATGCTCTCTGAGATTAGCATCTCATTGCTTTATGTCCCCATCGATCTGCTTATGTCTAATACTTCACAGACAAATCCAGCATGCATGATTTTTCCAGCCTCTATCACTTTCCAGACTATTAATGCTTTATCACCGTTCCATAACAGTTATAACGGCATactgaaattaaaataatcattacTAAAGCCCATAATATTTGCCCAAGAATGGCACTGTTACTGCTTACACATTTGTGAGCACTTCTACACAAAGAATATATCgtatctggtgaaaatttcacatacatatataatgcaATAATGTAAGACAGGATTTCAGGATTTTACGGTAcaggtgggggtttttttgttgtgattgttgttgtaaaaaatgcttgattttgctgtggctttgttcaaaatttgtgatgcaatttgcagagtattttgtgctttttttgaggaaaactacttgaattggtgaacttgcaattgcacgaaatagtTTTGTACGGTCTTTTACAGTGATGTTTGGTGGTAAATGAGACATTATAGTTGTACTTATGtttgatgcacgtgaatcgaagaggactttggctgaatgtgtgttatgatgacgtcacatgacacgtcttggcccaaatctgaggaaaatatgttgtaattttgaataattgcaagctcctccgaatagtGTGGCGTTTaattgattttgcattaatttctgcaattgcaaaatcctggagggactgataagATCACACATTTTTTCCTAGATTTTAAGCATTTTTTCTAGAAAGACATTATAAAGCTTTGGGTTAGTAAATATGCAGAAATTGGTGTAATATTCTTATCAGATTTATTAtgtaataatctcataataagaaTATTACATAGTTTCAATTTGTCTATGTTAAAGATATTTTTGCTTGCTAACATACAGTGTATGGTCTAGcagaacagaaagacagagaaaagggtgatttaatttttttttaacactacaacactgtaacactagtGGCAAACTGTAACATTATAACAAAAGGAGGTTTGGTTACTAATTAAGGGCTGTAAAATGCTACCTTATTGCTTTAAAGGTTCTCCAGAAATTACAACAGTACTGTGATGAAAAGaaaactgtaaagaaaaaaaaatacttgatgCTTGTAGTGTTACTGTAATATTTATGGTACACATATCCATGCATATAATTTCCTTAAATGCAGAGTTGTATAATTATCCATTAtacagaggtgggtagagtagccaaaaattttactcaagtataagtaaaactacttataaaaataattactcaagtaacagtaaaattaataatgttaataattacttgagtaaaagtaataaagtatccaatgagaagactactcaagtagcaagttaatagttacttcggatctgaataaaatgaagggaaaatcctgaatctcagactacatggagaactgtaagtcacacctctccttgaaagtctgtctgttctgtttatatgatataaaacctgggtttaagatgaagcagcatatcccagtcctgtgatgggtacacTAACATataacctgtcattttcaacacaaattctcacacacaccaaaaacaaacatttcccgaacagttgactgtctttatttacacaaatttgtcagcatctgcatttaaacaagacaacagagaacaaaagaacagactatagaacagaacagaaggtgtgtgtagagagagagttcgtgtctgtgtgcgtgtgtgtgagtgtgtgactgtgtgtgtaggagagagACCATTCTTATCAGCTTTCCAGCCACTGTCacgtatgtgcgtgtgtgtgtcctgcctcGCTGCTTGCTTCTTcccctttttccttcttttgtgtCTTGTGGTAGTCCAGCACCTTCGTAAGACAATTTATTATTGATATGTCtttttattcatgcaattatctggTCAGCttatcatgtggcagcagcactaCATAAATTGcattgcataaaatcatgcacatacaAGAGCTTCTGGCTTCTAGAGAATGGTGCGGGGAAAAAAATTGAGAGAGCTGCAGTTCTGCAGCTAGAAatgtcttgttgatgagagaagtcagaggaggTTACAATTATTTAGATAACCCTACAATACAACAATCTTAGAATACACATGTTGAACCCTGAGCCAGATGGAcctcaacagcagaagaccacactgggttccactcctgttagccaagaacaggaatctgaggctacagtgggcacaggatcACCAAACCTGTACAGTTGAAGCTAAAAATATCACCTGgcctgatgaatcttgatttctgctgtggcttgcagatggtagggtcagaattggGTGGCAAGAGCATGAATCCTTGGCCCAAACCTGCCTTGTATCAACAGTCCAGACAGGTGGATGTGGTAAAACAGGAGATTCGCAGCATAAATGTGCAGCTGGCAAATCTGCCACAATTATGTGATGTCAACAAGGAAGGTCCAGAATTTCAAAGGCATGATGTGGAATCCATGGTACAAACAACTAAGGCTGATCAGAGAGTAAAAGCGGGGATCCACCCAGTGATGACATGGTGTTCCCATTAAAGTGTCCGGTGAGTGTTTATAATGACAACAAGATCATGCAGGAAGAGGTCTTTATGGTTATactaataacataataatataatttattatctATATACTGGATATTAATATAGATGGATAATAAAGACAGTATAGAC
The genomic region above belongs to Ictalurus punctatus breed USDA103 chromosome 14, Coco_2.0, whole genome shotgun sequence and contains:
- the ehf gene encoding ETS homologous factor isoform X1, which gives rise to MVLHSGCSMSIPASMSVESQLPTSWSPHYNSPDVSMVSPGYASRLWSQDLHPQYWSKYQVWEWLQQTLDMHQIDATSIPFSNFDLDGRQLSSMSYHDFTHLAGSVGPVLYQSLTDLKWSSQYSSSADMFTPGDIKTELDDLPCSVLPYKEEPSFYATSEHLDIKTQFQPTVMTSPASYSPDPKRPHSRSHQVKKHNPRGTHLWEFIRDILLNPERNPGLIKWENRSEGVFRFLKSEAVAQLWGKKKNNSSMTYEKLSRAMRYYYKREILERVDGRRLVYKFGRNARGWRETEK
- the ehf gene encoding ETS homologous factor isoform X3, whose product is MVSPGYASRLWSQDLHPQYWSKYQVWEWLQQTLDMHQIDATSIPFSNFDLDGRQLSSMSYHDFTHLAGSVGPVLYQSLTDLKWSSQYSSSADMFTPGDIKTELDDLPCSVLPYKEEPSFYATSEHLDIKTQFQPTVMTSPASYSPDPKRPHSRSHQVKKHNPRGTHLWEFIRDILLNPERNPGLIKWENRSEGVFRFLKSEAVAQLWGKKKNNSSMTYEKLSRAMRYYYKREILERVDGRRLVYKFGRNARGWRETEK
- the ehf gene encoding ETS homologous factor isoform X2: MVLHSGCSMSIPASMSVESQLPTSWSPHYNSPDVSMVSPGYASRLWSQDLHPQYWSKYQVWEWLQQTLDMHQIDATSIPFSNFDLDGRQLSSMSYHDFTHLAGSVGPVLYQSLTDLKWSSQYSSSADMFTPGDIKTELDVLPYKEEPSFYATSEHLDIKTQFQPTVMTSPASYSPDPKRPHSRSHQVKKHNPRGTHLWEFIRDILLNPERNPGLIKWENRSEGVFRFLKSEAVAQLWGKKKNNSSMTYEKLSRAMRYYYKREILERVDGRRLVYKFGRNARGWRETEK